In the genome of candidate division WOR-3 bacterium, one region contains:
- a CDS encoding thiolase domain-containing protein — protein MGNRVAIVGVGMTKFVRRALETGKELSWLATKMALDSCGMKMDQIDCVALGTAPDTFDGVHMKGEYLSDGAGCWGKPYMRSYVGGGTGVFSVAQGWYHVASGICDTCLVVCEEKMSTYQPHAQGAFLTIFDHTTERPLKPNLLWIFALEMNRYMTTYGLRKEDIARVAVKNKNNALDHPCAQIAAPVTIEDVLNSEVLAWPVQRLDVSPVSDGAVAVILANESIARRVTDKPVWIEGVGWALDTAYWTNRDLCYPRYVEEAARMAYKMAGITDPRHQIHVAEPYDPFDYKELHHMEGLMLCGKGEAPQLTADGVTARDGELPVCPSGGLLGVGNPIAAAGLM, from the coding sequence ATGGGTAACAGAGTAGCAATTGTCGGAGTGGGAATGACGAAGTTCGTGCGCCGGGCTTTGGAGACCGGCAAGGAGCTGTCCTGGCTGGCCACGAAGATGGCGCTTGATTCCTGCGGTATGAAGATGGATCAGATTGACTGTGTTGCTCTGGGCACGGCACCCGACACCTTTGACGGCGTACATATGAAGGGCGAGTACCTCTCAGACGGTGCCGGTTGCTGGGGTAAGCCCTATATGCGTTCATACGTGGGCGGCGGCACCGGCGTCTTCTCGGTTGCTCAAGGCTGGTATCATGTAGCTTCCGGAATATGCGATACCTGCCTGGTTGTCTGCGAAGAGAAGATGTCCACCTACCAGCCTCATGCCCAGGGTGCGTTTCTCACCATATTCGACCATACCACTGAGCGGCCGCTCAAGCCAAATCTGCTCTGGATTTTCGCCCTGGAGATGAACCGCTACATGACGACCTATGGCCTGCGCAAGGAAGACATCGCCCGGGTAGCAGTCAAGAACAAGAACAACGCACTCGACCACCCGTGCGCTCAGATTGCCGCACCCGTAACGATTGAGGATGTGCTCAACTCCGAAGTGCTGGCCTGGCCGGTGCAGCGACTGGACGTAAGCCCGGTATCAGACGGTGCGGTTGCGGTCATTCTGGCCAATGAATCCATTGCCCGTCGGGTCACAGACAAGCCGGTCTGGATTGAAGGCGTGGGCTGGGCGCTTGACACCGCCTACTGGACCAACCGCGACTTGTGCTACCCGCGCTACGTAGAGGAAGCGGCGCGGATGGCGTACAAGATGGCCGGTATCACTGACCCCCGGCACCAGATTCATGTGGCCGAACCCTATGACCCGTTTGACTACAAGGAGCTGCACCACATGGAAGGCCTGATGCTCTGCGGTAAAGGTGAGGCACCCCAGCTCACCGCAGACGGCGTCACCGCACGCGACGGCGAGCTGCCGGTCTGTCCCTCAGGCGGTCTGCTCGGTGTCGGCAATCCTATTGCCGCCGCCGGACTGATG